One window from the genome of Alkalihalobacillus sp. LMS6 encodes:
- the gltB gene encoding glutamate synthase large subunit yields the protein MRGTHLPRKQGLYDPDFEHDNCGIGFLANIKGKATHKTVKDALLLLENLEHRGGQGDEENTGDGAGILTQIPHSFFQKQGIINVEQGSYAVGMVFLPSNEETRNTVKQKIDSLLQQEGFERLCWRKVPTDASMLGNAALKSMPYIEQLFVQPITQLKGMDLERKLYVVRKRAEHEIHVASEHSFYFASFSSRTIVYKGMLTTAQLTMFYLDLSDPAFKSALALVHSRFSTNTFPSWERAHPNRYMIHNGEINTIKGNVNWMHAREAKFATPAFGDDLAKVHPIIDQNGSDSSMFDNTLEFLSLTGRSLAHAAMMMVPEPWQNNEQMDDQRRGFYRYHSTLMEPWDGPTAIVFTDGQKIGATLDRNGLRPSRYYVTSDDMIVMSSEVGVLDIPSHTIVKKERLHPGQMLLIDLEQGRLIPDEEVKQTIASAHPYEEWVNEGLMHIDDVRETAEVKETEFEQIRLRQFIFGYTYEELNKMIMPLVKEENDPVGSMGYDSPLAVLSQKPQLVYNYFKQLFAQVTNPPIDAIREKIVTAQSTTIGKEGNLLDPRKDCCRHIQLDTPILNNEELAKLRFNQISEFKAETIPMLFKANEQALEQGLENMFAHADEAIKAGKTFLILSDRDVTKNDAPIPALLAVSSLHHHLIRTGKRTDVSILVESGEPREVHHHALLIGYGAEGINPYLVFDTIDEWIQDGLLTEYHYVEACRRYVNGVTKGLMKVLSKMGISTIHSYRGAQIFEAVGIHTDVIDKYFTWTPSRIGGIKLEDMAKEVLLRHSRAFTDRLGDDDQLDSGDDLQWRRDGEPHQYNPHTIHMLQQACRTEDYSLFKHYTAAINQQDKKQTTLRGLLTFKPTTAIPIEEVESASTIVKRFRTGAMSFGSISKEAHETLAIAMNRLGAKSNTGEGGEDPARFIEDENGDLRRSAIKQVASGRFGVTSHYLVNADEIQIKVAQGAKPGEGGQLPGQKVYPWVAEVRGSTTGVGLISPPPHHDIYSIEDLAELIHDLKNANPSAKVSVKLVAGTGVGTIAAGVAKGSADGIIISGYDGGTGAAARTSIKHTGLPWEIGLAETHQTLLLNNLRNRVTLETDGKLMTGKDVVIAALLGAEEYAFSTAPLVVLGCVVMRVCHLDTCPVGIATQNPELRKKYTGEADQIVTFMTYIAEEMREIMADLAVRTVDELVGRSDLLQQNKETINQKANKLDLTSLLYRPIQTKSRQTKQVEQNHKLEQSLDVRELLEAAKPAIEQHQPITYATSIRNTDRVVGTIVGSEVSKAHGLKGLPAHTIQFQFKGSAGQSFGAFVPKGMTLTLEGDANDYTGKGLSGGQLVVRPPKNAAFVAKDNVIIGNTSFYGATSGKAFIAGQAGERFGVRNSGAQVVIEGMGDHGLEYMTGGICVNIGSMGKNFAAGMSGGTAYVYDPAQIIAERSNHEMILFEALTAGDEVIVKSLLEEHVDYTDSVQGKTILAEWGTMKHHFVKVIPKDYKQMLASIEKRKQEGLNEADAALAAFDEKITKLSNV from the coding sequence ATGCGAGGTACACACTTACCACGTAAACAAGGGTTATATGATCCGGATTTTGAGCACGACAACTGTGGCATTGGTTTTTTAGCGAACATAAAGGGAAAGGCTACCCATAAAACGGTCAAAGATGCACTTCTATTATTAGAAAATCTTGAGCATCGCGGGGGCCAAGGAGATGAAGAAAACACTGGTGATGGCGCAGGAATTCTTACTCAAATTCCTCATTCGTTCTTTCAGAAGCAAGGCATCATTAACGTTGAGCAAGGTTCGTATGCAGTAGGTATGGTGTTTTTGCCTTCAAATGAAGAAACAAGAAATACAGTAAAACAGAAGATTGACAGCCTTTTACAGCAAGAAGGATTTGAACGTTTGTGCTGGCGGAAAGTTCCGACAGATGCTTCCATGCTTGGTAATGCGGCATTAAAATCAATGCCCTATATTGAGCAACTGTTTGTTCAACCAATAACTCAGCTAAAAGGCATGGATTTAGAGCGGAAATTATATGTTGTTCGTAAAAGAGCGGAACATGAGATACATGTGGCGTCTGAGCATTCATTTTATTTTGCTAGTTTTTCTAGTCGGACTATTGTGTATAAAGGCATGTTAACAACGGCACAATTAACAATGTTTTATTTAGATTTAAGCGATCCTGCTTTTAAATCTGCCTTAGCGCTTGTTCATTCAAGATTTAGTACGAATACTTTTCCAAGCTGGGAACGAGCCCATCCAAATCGCTACATGATCCATAATGGGGAAATTAATACGATAAAAGGAAATGTCAACTGGATGCATGCGCGAGAAGCGAAATTTGCTACCCCAGCGTTTGGTGACGATTTAGCAAAAGTACACCCGATTATCGATCAAAACGGTAGCGATTCGTCCATGTTTGATAATACACTTGAATTCTTATCATTAACTGGTCGATCGCTTGCTCACGCTGCCATGATGATGGTGCCTGAGCCTTGGCAAAATAATGAGCAAATGGATGATCAACGTCGTGGGTTTTATCGATATCATAGTACGCTAATGGAACCTTGGGATGGACCAACTGCTATTGTTTTCACCGATGGACAAAAAATCGGTGCAACGCTCGATCGAAATGGTTTACGACCATCACGTTATTACGTAACGAGTGATGACATGATTGTGATGAGTTCAGAGGTTGGTGTCCTTGATATTCCTTCACATACGATTGTCAAAAAAGAACGGCTTCATCCAGGTCAGATGCTATTAATTGATTTAGAACAAGGACGTCTTATTCCTGATGAAGAAGTGAAGCAAACGATTGCCTCAGCCCATCCTTATGAAGAATGGGTAAATGAAGGGTTAATGCATATTGATGATGTGAGAGAAACAGCAGAAGTGAAGGAAACAGAATTTGAGCAAATCCGCTTGCGCCAATTTATTTTCGGCTATACGTACGAAGAATTAAATAAAATGATTATGCCACTTGTGAAGGAAGAAAATGATCCTGTTGGTTCAATGGGCTATGATTCTCCACTTGCTGTGCTGTCACAAAAACCACAATTAGTTTATAACTATTTTAAACAGTTGTTTGCCCAAGTCACGAATCCGCCGATTGATGCAATTAGAGAAAAAATCGTTACGGCGCAAAGTACGACAATTGGCAAAGAAGGTAATTTATTAGATCCGAGAAAAGATTGCTGTCGACATATTCAGTTGGACACGCCGATTTTAAATAACGAAGAGTTAGCAAAACTACGGTTTAATCAAATAAGCGAATTTAAAGCGGAAACGATTCCGATGCTATTTAAAGCGAATGAACAAGCTTTAGAGCAAGGGCTAGAAAATATGTTTGCCCATGCAGATGAAGCGATTAAAGCTGGAAAAACGTTTCTTATTTTAAGCGATCGCGACGTAACGAAAAACGATGCACCGATTCCGGCTTTGCTCGCTGTCTCAAGTTTGCACCATCATTTGATTCGTACGGGTAAACGAACAGATGTAAGCATTCTTGTTGAGTCTGGGGAGCCAAGAGAAGTTCACCACCATGCACTTTTAATTGGGTACGGTGCAGAGGGGATTAACCCTTATCTTGTGTTTGATACAATTGATGAATGGATTCAAGATGGCTTGTTAACGGAGTATCATTATGTGGAAGCATGTCGTCGCTATGTAAATGGTGTTACAAAAGGATTAATGAAAGTTTTATCAAAAATGGGGATTTCAACGATTCACAGTTATAGAGGAGCGCAAATTTTTGAGGCTGTTGGGATTCATACAGACGTCATTGATAAATATTTTACGTGGACCCCTTCTCGTATTGGTGGAATAAAGCTAGAAGATATGGCCAAAGAAGTTTTATTGCGACATTCCCGTGCATTTACAGATCGCCTTGGTGATGACGATCAGCTCGATTCAGGAGATGATTTACAATGGAGAAGAGACGGAGAGCCGCATCAATACAATCCACATACGATTCATATGCTACAACAAGCGTGTCGAACAGAAGATTATTCACTATTTAAGCATTATACGGCAGCGATTAATCAGCAAGACAAAAAACAAACAACGTTAAGAGGGTTATTGACCTTTAAACCGACAACCGCTATTCCAATTGAAGAAGTGGAGTCAGCATCAACCATTGTAAAACGATTCCGAACGGGTGCGATGTCGTTTGGATCGATTTCTAAAGAAGCCCACGAAACGTTAGCTATTGCGATGAACCGGTTAGGTGCTAAAAGCAATACGGGTGAAGGTGGGGAAGATCCGGCACGGTTTATAGAGGATGAAAATGGAGACCTAAGAAGAAGCGCAATTAAACAGGTGGCTTCTGGTCGGTTCGGTGTCACAAGTCACTATCTTGTGAATGCAGATGAAATTCAAATAAAAGTGGCACAAGGAGCTAAGCCAGGTGAAGGTGGACAATTACCTGGTCAAAAAGTTTACCCGTGGGTAGCTGAAGTCCGAGGCTCTACAACAGGTGTAGGTTTAATATCGCCGCCTCCTCATCATGATATCTATTCAATTGAAGATTTGGCAGAATTAATCCATGATTTAAAAAATGCGAACCCTTCAGCAAAGGTTAGCGTTAAACTTGTTGCAGGAACAGGGGTTGGGACCATTGCTGCCGGAGTAGCAAAGGGGAGCGCAGACGGCATTATCATTAGTGGTTATGATGGCGGAACAGGTGCCGCAGCGCGAACAAGCATTAAACATACAGGGTTGCCTTGGGAAATTGGGCTTGCAGAAACGCATCAAACGCTATTATTAAATAACTTACGAAATCGAGTTACGCTTGAGACTGATGGCAAACTCATGACGGGTAAAGATGTTGTGATTGCTGCTTTATTAGGTGCGGAGGAATATGCATTTTCAACTGCCCCTCTTGTCGTGCTTGGCTGTGTTGTTATGCGTGTGTGCCATCTTGATACATGCCCTGTTGGTATTGCGACGCAAAACCCTGAATTACGAAAAAAGTACACAGGTGAAGCGGATCAAATCGTGACATTTATGACGTATATTGCAGAAGAAATGCGCGAAATTATGGCCGATTTAGCTGTAAGAACAGTTGATGAACTTGTCGGTCGTTCGGATTTGTTACAACAAAACAAAGAAACCATTAATCAAAAAGCGAACAAGCTGGATTTAACAAGCCTATTGTATCGACCGATCCAAACAAAATCGCGTCAAACGAAACAAGTGGAACAAAATCACAAATTAGAGCAATCGTTAGATGTTCGTGAATTGCTAGAAGCAGCTAAACCAGCCATCGAACAGCACCAACCAATTACCTATGCAACATCGATTCGTAATACAGACCGTGTTGTCGGAACCATTGTTGGAAGTGAAGTTAGTAAAGCACACGGATTAAAAGGGTTACCAGCTCATACGATCCAGTTTCAATTCAAAGGATCTGCTGGTCAGAGCTTTGGTGCGTTTGTCCCTAAAGGTATGACGCTCACTCTTGAAGGAGATGCCAATGATTATACTGGAAAAGGGTTATCTGGTGGTCAACTCGTAGTACGTCCACCGAAAAATGCTGCGTTTGTGGCAAAAGACAATGTCATCATTGGAAATACATCTTTTTATGGTGCCACGAGTGGTAAGGCGTTTATAGCAGGCCAAGCAGGCGAGCGGTTTGGGGTTCGAAATTCTGGTGCTCAAGTGGTGATTGAAGGGATGGGTGATCACGGGCTTGAATATATGACCGGTGGCATCTGTGTCAATATCGGTTCAATGGGCAAAAACTTTGCAGCTGGGATGTCAGGCGGTACCGCATACGTCTATGATCCAGCACAAATCATTGCTGAAAGAAGTAATCACGAAATGATTTTATTTGAAGCATTAACAGCTGGAGATGAAGTTATTGTAAAAAGCTTGTTAGAAGAACATGTCGACTACACGGACAGTGTTCAAGGAAAGACAATTTTAGCGGAATGGGGAACGATGAAACACCATTTTGTTAAAGTCATTCCAAAAGACTACAAGCAAATGCTTGCTTCCATTGAAAAAAGAAAGCAAGAAGGCCTGAATGAAGCTGATGCGGCATTAGCGGCTTTTGACGAAAAAATTACAAAGCTTTCAAATGTATAA
- a CDS encoding glutamate synthase subunit beta — protein MGKPTGFMEYKREVPKKKDPMARVKNWQEFQIVVPEQQLQRQGARCMDCGIPFCQAGTSMAGSGEIGCPVYNLIPEWNDLVYRGKWKEALDRLHKTNNFPEFTGRVCPAPCEGSCTVAISDEPVTIKSIEFSIVEKGFKEGWIQPNPPKQRTGKHVAVIGSGPAGLASAAQLNKAGHTVTVFEREDRPGGLLTYGIPDVKLAYEVVNRRIALLKEEGVLFRTNVAVGEDVTAEELDEQFDAIILATGATKPREVDQEGRDLSGIHYAMDFLTANTKSLLNSKHQDGEYISAKDKDVIVIGGGDTGADCITTSIRHGARSVTQFDINEQKQAIRQINNPWPLYPNVYAEEDAHKEAKAVYGTDPRSYKLQTSKFVGNESGQLVGLETIQVNTAWKDGKKVRTPIEESVKRWKADLVLLAVGFSGTEGKLLDQMQVKQTAQQTVEAEYGHYQTNKPHIFAAGDNRRGQSLVVWAIHEGREAARECDRYLMGTSQLP, from the coding sequence ATGGGGAAGCCGACAGGATTTATGGAGTATAAACGTGAAGTACCTAAGAAAAAAGATCCAATGGCAAGGGTGAAAAATTGGCAAGAGTTTCAAATTGTTGTACCCGAACAGCAACTTCAGCGACAAGGCGCACGCTGTATGGATTGTGGCATTCCTTTCTGTCAAGCAGGAACGTCGATGGCAGGTTCCGGTGAAATCGGTTGTCCTGTTTATAATTTAATTCCGGAATGGAACGATCTTGTTTACCGAGGAAAATGGAAAGAAGCATTAGACCGACTGCATAAAACGAACAATTTCCCCGAATTTACAGGACGGGTTTGCCCAGCGCCTTGTGAAGGATCTTGTACGGTTGCGATTAGTGATGAGCCAGTTACGATAAAATCAATTGAGTTTAGCATCGTAGAAAAAGGATTTAAAGAAGGTTGGATTCAGCCGAATCCGCCTAAGCAACGTACCGGTAAACACGTTGCCGTTATTGGTTCAGGTCCTGCAGGTTTAGCAAGTGCAGCCCAGTTAAATAAAGCAGGGCACACGGTTACCGTTTTTGAACGAGAAGATCGGCCTGGAGGCTTACTAACGTACGGTATTCCTGATGTGAAATTAGCTTATGAAGTCGTGAATCGACGCATTGCATTATTAAAAGAAGAAGGCGTTTTATTTCGAACGAATGTAGCTGTTGGAGAAGACGTTACGGCTGAAGAGCTAGATGAACAATTTGACGCCATTATTTTAGCGACTGGTGCGACAAAACCAAGAGAAGTGGATCAAGAAGGGCGCGATTTAAGCGGGATTCATTATGCGATGGACTTTTTGACAGCTAATACGAAGAGCTTGCTTAATTCGAAACATCAAGATGGTGAATACATTAGTGCAAAAGATAAAGACGTCATTGTAATCGGTGGAGGAGATACAGGTGCAGACTGTATTACCACATCAATCCGCCACGGTGCACGTTCCGTAACGCAATTTGACATTAATGAACAAAAACAAGCAATTCGCCAAATTAACAACCCTTGGCCATTATATCCGAATGTTTATGCGGAAGAAGATGCTCATAAAGAAGCAAAAGCCGTATATGGGACAGATCCTCGTAGTTACAAACTGCAAACGTCGAAATTTGTCGGAAACGAATCCGGTCAATTGGTAGGTTTGGAAACCATTCAAGTTAATACTGCTTGGAAAGATGGAAAGAAAGTCCGTACACCGATTGAAGAATCAGTGAAAAGGTGGAAGGCAGATCTTGTGCTGCTCGCGGTTGGTTTTTCAGGAACGGAAGGAAAATTGCTTGACCAAATGCAAGTAAAACAAACTGCTCAACAAACCGTTGAAGCAGAATATGGCCACTATCAAACGAATAAACCGCATATTTTTGCAGCAGGGGATAATCGCCGTGGTCAAAGTTTAGTTGTATGGGCGATTCACGAAGGGCGAGAAGCAGCTCGAGAATGTGACCGTTATTTAATGGGCACAAGTCAATTACCATAA
- a CDS encoding YpjP family protein: MIMIYVKQLMMVLIGFFSINLSIVDHWLDKAEVENGSSIKTMQWSDTKANVYQTNDQEYTLLPFVIGAPNQYEHIQLEPHWLTEIMIMDEAYRQGMKKFGQRIGDKIETAYKKEILPELKQVVAQVLETDDQVSWQDIRMTEASLTGRGEKILHLINGKTGDDLLRFHVRLDRPPKTGHVFQFHYHSYEDNFNGHYPLGSIYWGKNEPPLFRA, from the coding sequence ATGATAATGATTTATGTGAAACAACTCATGATGGTCCTCATCGGTTTCTTTTCTATTAACCTCTCAATTGTTGATCATTGGTTAGATAAAGCGGAAGTCGAGAATGGGTCATCTATAAAAACGATGCAGTGGAGCGATACAAAAGCAAACGTCTATCAAACAAATGACCAAGAATATACGCTTTTGCCTTTTGTAATTGGCGCACCGAATCAGTACGAACATATTCAGCTAGAACCACATTGGTTAACCGAAATTATGATTATGGATGAAGCGTATCGCCAAGGAATGAAGAAATTTGGCCAGCGAATCGGTGATAAAATCGAAACGGCTTACAAAAAAGAGATCTTGCCTGAATTAAAGCAAGTGGTCGCACAAGTTTTAGAGACAGATGATCAGGTTTCATGGCAAGATATTCGGATGACAGAGGCTTCCTTAACGGGACGTGGTGAAAAGATCTTGCATCTTATTAATGGCAAAACAGGTGATGATCTTCTTCGCTTTCACGTACGATTAGACCGCCCGCCAAAAACGGGTCATGTTTTTCAGTTCCACTATCATTCCTATGAAGATAATTTTAACGGTCATTATCCTCTTGGTTCTATATACTGGGGCAAGAATGAACCTCCGCTTTTTCGGGCGTGA
- a CDS encoding kinase-associated lipoprotein B, with amino-acid sequence MSFVKAKYKTGIYIGKVIQIEEEQNRALFQVFAVESHPKQGDLHNPKQVDVPYFHQRKALSYLEKTWVPYTTVKPYEGDDVPDYKESLERAWTSSYEALLKDDSEWAKKSLPLLEELKMEYHL; translated from the coding sequence ATGAGTTTCGTAAAAGCGAAGTATAAAACAGGTATTTATATTGGAAAAGTTATTCAAATCGAAGAAGAACAAAACCGAGCGTTGTTCCAAGTGTTTGCCGTTGAAAGCCACCCGAAACAAGGGGATCTACACAACCCAAAGCAAGTTGATGTACCGTATTTCCATCAACGAAAAGCGCTTTCGTATTTAGAAAAAACATGGGTTCCCTATACAACAGTTAAACCGTATGAAGGTGATGACGTTCCAGATTACAAAGAATCTTTAGAACGTGCCTGGACCTCATCGTATGAAGCTTTGCTGAAAGACGATTCTGAATGGGCGAAAAAAAGCTTGCCTCTGCTTGAAGAATTAAAAATGGAGTATCATTTATAA
- the dapA gene encoding 4-hydroxy-tetrahydrodipicolinate synthase, producing MHFGQLLTAMITPFSRDGSIDKEGTYALIQHLANTGTDTLVINGTTAEAPVLTAAERKEMLALAIQAADKRMNVIAGVGSNNTTHSIEMAKEAEALGANGIMVVTPYYNKPSQEGIYQHMLQVATAVSLPVMLYNVPGRTGANMSVETTIRLSLVPNIVALKEASGDVDKVTEIIAQTADHFLVYSGDDSLTLPMMAVGATGVVSVASHIVGSEMKEMMTALTSGNLKHAQSIHQSLYPIMTGLFMAPNPTAVKAALTAFQLPAGSVRLPLIPLTEDEETRLYHLLEPFLPQTTLYANS from the coding sequence ATGCATTTTGGCCAATTACTAACAGCAATGATTACACCGTTTTCTAGAGATGGTTCGATCGACAAAGAAGGAACGTACGCTCTTATTCAACATCTCGCAAACACAGGTACAGACACGCTTGTGATTAACGGAACAACAGCAGAAGCGCCTGTACTCACTGCTGCAGAACGAAAAGAAATGCTCGCTTTAGCCATTCAAGCTGCAGACAAGCGGATGAATGTGATTGCCGGTGTTGGTTCAAATAATACAACCCACTCGATTGAAATGGCCAAAGAAGCAGAGGCACTCGGTGCAAATGGAATTATGGTGGTTACACCCTACTATAATAAACCTTCTCAAGAAGGCATCTATCAACATATGCTACAAGTTGCTACGGCTGTTTCCCTCCCTGTCATGCTTTACAACGTACCAGGTAGAACAGGAGCGAATATGTCTGTTGAAACAACGATTCGTTTATCTCTTGTTCCAAATATCGTTGCATTAAAAGAAGCTAGTGGAGATGTCGATAAAGTAACAGAAATTATTGCTCAAACCGCTGATCATTTTCTCGTTTATAGTGGAGATGATTCATTAACATTACCGATGATGGCCGTTGGTGCTACAGGTGTTGTTTCCGTTGCTTCCCATATCGTTGGCAGCGAAATGAAAGAAATGATGACTGCTTTAACAAGCGGAAATCTCAAGCACGCACAAAGCATTCATCAGAGTCTTTATCCGATTATGACTGGTTTGTTTATGGCGCCTAATCCTACCGCAGTAAAAGCGGCTTTAACAGCATTTCAATTACCAGCAGGCTCTGTTCGCCTTCCGCTTATTCCGCTAACGGAAGACGAAGAAACGCGCCTTTATCATCTTTTAGAGCCGTTTTTACCACAGACAACTTTATATGCGAATTCATAA
- a CDS encoding aspartyl-phosphate phosphatase Spo0E family protein: MIHIDIEVKRNEMHLIAKKFGLGAKKTVKCSQELDLLLNCLQQHRGKFRR, translated from the coding sequence ATGATTCATATTGATATAGAAGTCAAACGAAACGAAATGCATCTGATCGCAAAAAAATTTGGTCTTGGTGCAAAAAAAACGGTTAAATGCTCACAAGAGCTTGATTTACTGTTAAATTGTTTACAACAACATAGAGGGAAATTCAGACGTTAA
- a CDS encoding alpha/beta hydrolase, with amino-acid sequence MTEHIHVYKENKKEGPTFVLLHGTGGNEEDLLPLAEIIDPGANVLGVRGNVSENGMPRFFRRLQEGVFDMEDLKKRTDELHQFIKQAAQEYQFNDQEIYALGYSNGANIAANMMYEHGSVFKGAFLFHAMVPQEKNDRPTLTNTSVFIGAGKNDPMIPARETETLIQDLTDAGAAVESYWTSGGHQLLREELEAAKTWYEALKA; translated from the coding sequence ATGACGGAACATATTCATGTGTATAAAGAAAATAAAAAAGAAGGACCTACATTTGTTCTTTTACACGGAACTGGGGGCAATGAAGAAGATTTACTTCCCCTAGCGGAAATCATTGATCCTGGGGCAAACGTCCTTGGGGTACGAGGGAATGTGTCAGAAAATGGCATGCCGCGTTTCTTTCGCCGCCTTCAAGAAGGTGTCTTTGATATGGAAGATTTAAAAAAACGTACAGATGAACTTCATCAATTTATTAAACAAGCTGCTCAAGAATATCAGTTTAATGACCAAGAAATCTATGCGCTAGGCTATTCAAATGGAGCAAATATTGCAGCAAATATGATGTACGAACATGGATCAGTATTTAAAGGAGCCTTTTTATTTCATGCCATGGTACCGCAAGAAAAAAACGATCGACCAACATTAACAAACACATCTGTTTTCATAGGTGCTGGCAAAAATGATCCAATGATTCCAGCTCGAGAAACTGAGACATTGATTCAAGATTTAACAGATGCAGGTGCGGCCGTTGAAAGCTATTGGACAAGTGGTGGGCATCAATTGCTAAGAGAAGAGTTAGAAGCAGCGAAAACCTGGTATGAAGCGTTAAAAGCATAA